In Armatimonadota bacterium, the genomic stretch CGCCGCTAGTGATCACTTGGCTGGTGGTGTAGTGCGAGCCGTGTCGCAGGTCAAGTGCTTCGCCAGCAGCCATGTCGAGGTTCATGTCGACGAGTGCGATTTCTTGAACGATGCCACCAAGTTGTAATGCGAACGCGGCATCAGATCCAACGCGGCCGCCGCCACCGATAATACTAACCTTCATTTTAAATAGTTGCTCCTGCAAGGGCTGGATCGCAAAAGACGATCACGAGCTACGAAGGATATTATGGCAGACCCGCAATTGTATTAGCGAAGGTCCCAGTAGTAAGAAGCAGGATCAAACACTCGGCCCGTGTTGGGCGATGCAGCTTCGCAGCCTACGAGAAGTCGTCCTGGCGCGAATTTGTGGACGCTTCCGTCCACATAAAGTACGGTCATTTTTCCGGTGTGCCAAGGCCAAGCGCCACCGAACTCCAAGAATCCGCTTTCACGATTGCCGGGAATCCAGCCGTCGTTCGACAAATAGACATCGTCGCTGCCGAATCTGAAAGTGTCGACGAGCGAACTCCCTTGTTTGGAAAATCGGCAAGGCGGAACGATCAAGTGGTTTCCACCGCCGTAAGGTCGCCCGGCGATATCGAGATCCCAAACGGAATCCACAAACTGGATAGTCTTCGATGTGTCGTAGATCGAGGATAGATACTGTGGCCTTGAAGTTCGGCCACCGGCGGTCGTCACGATCGGCGACAAGAATACGTAGTTGAACCCGAGATTCGTACGCTTGCTGGTTTCGTAATCAAAGTTCAACGTATCCAGCTGAGAAAGGTCCGGATCGAATGCGGCGTCTGGTGAAATCTTATTATTCGGATCGGACGGGCACTTCAGTACGCGGCGGTCCCGTATATAAGGTGACAACAATTGAGGCCATCGCTTGTCGTTGCTGGCGTTCGAACTTGGAGATTCCAGGTAGGCGGCCGGAGTAAAGCCTTCATCATTGTCTGACAAATAAAGCCCTGAAGCGAGGCCAGCCTGTCGGAAGTTGACGGCGCAGTTGGTGGCCTTGGCAGCTTCGCGTGCGTTCTTGAAGACAGGGAAAAGCATCGATGCCAGGATCGCTACGATCCCAACAACAACCAGCAACTCAATGAGGGTGAATGCCTTGGCTTTTCTCAAATCTATTCCTATCTTACGCAATTATTCGGAAATTTGCAAAGTAAAACTGTTTAGTTCGCCAAATTCTTCGAACTTTAGCTTGGCGTAAAACCTCTCGGTCTCCGGTCCGGTCTGTAATACGAGATGGGTGTTTCGGGAATCTGCGATCTGGCTTGCGAGATACACCAAGTTCTTTCCATATCCGTGGCCCCGCTTTGCAGAATGTACGCAAAGGTTGTAAACCCCCACCGAATGTTCTGTTTCCACCAGCATCATCGAAGCAACTAGCCCACTTTCGTCGGCTATCCCAAACAATCGATGGTCGGATTCGGAGGTTGCGAGTGCCCCTAATCGGCGAAATGTGTTGTCGGAGTAGCGAAAGAACTGCAGAAATGCAAATTCACAAAATTGCAGCCGCTCATCGGGTGTTTTCGCCTCAATGATTTTCAGGTTTTGGCTCGGGTTCGGCAGTGGCTGGGTGCACGCCATGATCTTGAGGCTGAAATTGAGATGAAATCCGCATCGCTCAAAATCTTCCTTGGTGCAATCGTGATCCAGCGAATCTGGCACGACCAATCGGATCGTAGGGTGCAAAGCTGTTAATTTTGCTAGCTCGCCGTAGACTTGTGGCAACTCACTCGGGCTGGCCTTCAGATTCAGCGCGAAGTTGCAAAAGCTAAATGGCCGATTGCTAACGACAGCGTCAAAGTAAGGTGTGACGACCTTCCGCGCCCCAGGGATTTTCAGTGCAATGTGTTCGTAGGACGCGAAAATGTTCTCTTGACTCGCCTGAATGACACTCTCGGCACTCACAGCACGAAATTCCATAAGATTCCAGGACCAGACCGCTTCGGCGTGATGCTGACCCCGATCGCGAATCCGCCCTTGAGCTTATAGCCGATAAACCCCTGCGGACCTTTTGGGGTGAGCATCAATGTGCCAAATCCATCCGCATTCTCGTTCGACTTCCACAGGTCGAGCCCAACGCCAACTTGTAGCCCAGTTGGGAACGCGGCGATCGAAGCCAGCCGGATAGTCGGGGCGAAAAGCCGACTTGGTGGCTCAAATGGGATCCCGCGGAAGGTTTCGCTGAAGAAATTTGCCACCGTTCGCTGCACGCTCGGCTGGACCAGAAATCCGCCATAGTGCCCGGTGTCGAGCCACAATTTGGGCTTGTCCCCGGTTGACTCTGATAATAGTCGCTGGGATTCGACCGGAATCACCGTGTCGTACCTGGCGAGGATGAAATAGGCTGGACGAACGTCGTCCTTTTTCAAGTAATTCAGCGGCTCGATCTCGACGAGCTCTTTTCGGAGTGAATCGAGTTTCCAGCCTCGATTACGGAGGACTTCACGCTGCTTCACCAACCGAGAACTCGACCACAAAATCGCAGCCACATCTCCGCCGCCGAGAACAGAGCAATAGCAAGAAAATCGAGGCTCAACTCCGAATGCGATCGAGCTGACAACCGCGCCGAGGCTCGTGCCAACGATTCCTATTTTCTGGTTATCAAAGAGTCCAGAAAACTCCGCCCAATCGACGGTACGGCGAATGTCGAGCACCGCCTGAGTCATCGACTTTCGAATCAAATACGGATCGGGTTCGATCGCGAGCTGCCCAGACCTGGTGCCATACGGCGTGCGGCTGAGATGGTACGGCAACTCGATGATGATCGACGCGATGCCCCTCGAAGCCAATCGATCACTCATATCGGATTCGTTTTTGAGGTCTGTCGCTCCCCAATAGTGGGCAATGATCACCACCGGCACTTTTTCGCTTCGCTCGGCCGGCAACGAAACGTGCAGAACCACAGAGTTGTTTTCAACGTATTTCGTTTGGACCGGGCTGTCGAACTTCACCACGAATTGTTTTGGCGTGGGGGATACAATGGACTGGAAAGAATACGGGGGAGGCGGCTCAGAGATTGATCCAGACTGCGCCCAAGCTCCGTTCGAAGTGAACACCAGCATGATCAAACTCACCAAAAAGTGTCTTATCCCGATTGTCATTTCTGCTCTTGCTCCTTCGGCACTAGCTCAGAGTTTAGACAACACTTTCGATACCGCGCTAGGGACTGCTGGGCTTTCGACAAAGTCGGCACGGTTCGATCAACAGCTACTTCCATTCTTTCAATCGAAGAATCACCCCGCGCTGTTGTATGAGGCCGCGCATTCAGATCCTTGGCGTGCGCCGTTCATGATCGAAACAATGCGGGATCAGCTGGCCCAACCCAGCGACCGAATTCATGATGAACTTGCGGTTGGCGCGAGAATGCTCGGCATCAACATCCGGCGTTCACTTCTTGCCGATACCGCCGCCACCACCGCACAATTTGCCGACCGTCCCGGTGCACTGTCTGCAACCTTGCAGCGAATGCAAAAGGAAGGATTGATTGTCGGCGCGGTCCCGAATTCGGCGGCTTTGCCGGAGCCCGTGAAGCAAGCGGCGGCTCTGTTGCTGACAACGATGATGGATGCCGCACCGCTGCGCCGAGCCGCGTTCAACAGAGTGCCGAATGTGGATTCGCTCTATGTCCGGGCGCGCACACCTGAATCGGATAAATACGACGCGGACCGAGTCGTGAAGACCATGCGCGATATCGAAGATTTCGATATTCGGTTTATCATCGCGGGTTCGCAAGATGTAGCAGCCTCAGCTGTTGCCGCAAAGCTCAAACTGCTCGGCGTCGATCGAAGCGAAAAGTTTAATTTCAAGATATCAACGACATGGGGAGACGTGGTCCTATCGGGTGGGGCGGACAATCGCTACGAGAATTCGAGCGCGCTCCTCATCATCGACACAAGCGGTGATGACACCTACGTCGGACTTCCTTGCAACAGGTCTTTTACGAATTGGGCGAGCATCGTGATCGACGTGCGTGGGAACGACAAGTATGTGAGCAATCCAGAACTCGTGAACCGAGCCGTCAAGAACGAACCCAATCGCCGCAACCCGAGTGGATTCGGCCCGGCAAGCGCAGCATTGGGTGTCGCCATGATCTTCGATGTCATGGGAGACGACCTTTACCGAACGACCGCTCCTGGGATCGGGTCAGCCACGATGGGAGTGGCCTCGATCAGCGATACCAGTGGCAACGACATCTACGACTGTTATCAAAACGGGATCGGCTATGGCAACTTTGGGCTCGGGTTGGTAGAAGACATCGCTGGGAACGATCGGTACAACGGCTTTGCGAATTGCCAAGGTCATGGCGCACCGATGGGATTTGGTGGCGTGATCGACCGTGGTGGAGACGATGTATATGTTGCTGAGAACAACGTGCTCGACTTCCCAAGCCCGCAGTCGGCTCAAGCAAATGCAAGCTTATCGCAAGGTGCTGGTGTCGGCCGGCGAGCTGACTATCTGGACGGTCACAGTTTGAGCGGCGGAATCGGAGTGCTGTATGACTTGGACGGAAACGACAGCTATTCGTGTGGCGTTTTTGGGCAAGGCGTCGGCTACTGGGATGGGCTAGGGTGCTTGTTCGACCGAGCAGGAGACGATAAATACAACGGCATCTGGTATGTCCAAGGGGCAAGCGCGCACTTCGGGATTGGGTATTTGGAAGATGAATCCGGTACCGACGACTACCGAGCTACGACCAACATGGCGATGGGAGCTGGGCACGACTTCGGGCTAGGTTTTCTCCTTGATCGAAGTGGAAACGACACCTATACCGCTCCAAATTTGAGCCTCGGCGCATCGAGTTCCAACGGAATCGGAGTGTTCATGGACTTTATCGGCGATGACAAGTACGAAGGGTCGAACATCACCTTGGGGCGAGCTGCCGAAGTGACTAGTGGAAGTTTGCGCGATCGCTGCCTTTCGCTCGGGCTGTTTTATGACGGTGGCGGAAACGATGCTTATCCGATCGCAACCAATTGGGCGCGAAATGCGGCACGCCTGGTGAACTGGACTGACCGAGGCGCATCACCTGAAGAGAGCCAATTCGGTATCTTCTGGGATCGGTAGGCGGCAACGGCATGATTCCCATTCGGGACAACGTAACATCCAAAGAATTACCATTGGTCACCTGGACGCTGGTCGTTCTGAACGTGCTCATCTTCTTTTGGGATCGGGGTGGACTTGCTGCAGGAGGTCCGGTTAACTTTGCGGACTTGGCAGTGAGGCCATCAGAAGTTTTTGCTTCGATGCGCGGCCAAGGCGACGCTGGGGACTTAACAACTCTCTTCACCTACATGTTTTTGCACGGCAATCTGGCGCATCTCGTCGGAAACATGTTCTTTCTTCTGGCGTTTGGAGTGAACGTTGAAAGCGTCTTTGGCGCGCTCAAGTTCGCGCTTTTCTATCTGTTTTGGGGGCTGGTCGCGGCCTTTGCCGAAATCTATGTGCACCCGGGCTCAATGACTTCGATCTTAGGGGCGAGCGGCGCGATCGGTGGTGTGCTCGGAGCCTATCTTCTGCTGTTTCCAGGCAACAAAATCACCTTCATTGTTTTCCCGCTCTTCTGGTGGCCGCTCAAGGTCACGGCTTGGTTGCTGCTCGGCTTTTGGTTCATGTTCCAGATCTTTTTCCCGCAAGAAGGGGTGGCGAACTGGGCACACGCAGGGGGTTTTGCCGCTGGAATGGCGACGGTGTTGCTCCTAGGTGGACGTGTCAAACTGTTACGCGGGGTAGCGCTCGAAGTAGAGGCGGATGATGAAGATTAACGTACCAATTTGGACTTGGGGATTTGTGGTTCTCGCCGCACTGACCTCGCTCTACTCGATTTCGCTCCGCCACAAAGTAGAAGCCAAAAATAAGGCGGTTGCCCTCGCGGTTGAATGGCAGGTGATCCAAGACGCGATCGCATCCTCTGGTGGAAGTCCGGAAGACGCTCTGGCATCGCTCAAGAACAACGGCCTTGGGATGGTCGTGCTTCCAGAAGAGACCGTCGGAAGCCTAATTGACCGGGGACAGATCATTCGACTTCCCAACAATGCATTGAGTGGGGATCCCGTGGCTTTGATCCAAACCCAGGAAGCGCTCTCTCGCCGCGGCATTTCGAGCTTCATGGATGCGCGCAAATCTGAGTCACCGACACTGCACATCTTGAACATGTCGCCTGATGCGCTGAAGCTAATTAGCTTGGGGCTGCCCGCAGGCACATGCAAGCAGATTCGAGATGCAAGGCTTCTCATCCTGGCTAGGCATAGCAATTTCTTTGGCGTCACGACTCAATACATCGAGCGGATACTCGAGGATTCGAAGACAAAGGGTGCTGTCGGCTACTTGCCACAAGGCGATCAGATTCTCGGCGTTCGCGCTCAGATCAAGGACACCGCAGAGGTCCTGCGTAACTTGAAAATGTATTACGCTTCGCCTGAATTCGCGAAGATGACAGGCGAAACGACAATGCTGCTCAAGAGCGCGTACAACACCGTTCGGTTGCACGCGATCCAAGCGGCGGAGATCGATCGAATGTCTCCTGGCGAAGTCGTGGAGCGATATGCCAGAGCGTTTTCAGAGCGAAATCAGCGGATTCTCTTGGTTCGGCCGTTTGAAGATTCGGGTTTGACCGCACTGCAATCTCTCTCGCAATCGTTGAATTCAGTCTCCCGGGCGATTCACAAAGAGCAAGGTGCGCTCGCCGCCCCTAGGCCATGGAACGATCCGAATGTGCCGCAGATCGTCACCTCAATCATCATGCTCGCGGTGGTTGGGATGTCGGCGGGATTGCTGCTCGGACTGACTACAAATTCGCCGATGAGACTCGCAGGACTTGCGGTTCTCGTTCTCGTGTTTGCCTACGGCCTTTATAAGCATGACGCGTCGTATCTTGCGACATTGGGCGCAATAGTTACCCCGATTTTGGCGTTCCTATTGGCCTTGAACAGCTGGCGACGCCCCGCGATCCTTGTGTTTGCAGGGATGAGCATCGTGAGTTTGGTTGGAGGTCTTTGCATCGCCGGTCTACTCAACGGTCCAGTTTTCTACGTTCGCGCTGACACGTTCTTCGCGGTCAAATTGGCGCATTTTCTGCCGATCATCATTGCCGGTTTGATCGCGGTGCGCTCTGTACTTAGCAACCTCGATTGGATGAAGAATCCGATCACATATGGGGCCACGATCATTGGAATGTTGGTGCTTGTTGGGCTAGCGTTCATGATGGCGCGGACAGGAAACGATAACCCCGGTGCGGTCAGCGGGTTCGAATTGCAACTCCGAAGTCTGCTGGAGAAAGTGCTGGTGGTCCGCCCTCGAACGAAGGAGTTTATGTTTGGGCACCCGGCCATGTTTGTGGGTCTGAGTGTTTACTTCTTGGCATTGCGGTCGGCGATCACGCCGTACCGCGATAAGCTCAAAATTCTCGGATTGTCACTGATCTCGGCGGGCATGATTGGGCAGACCAGCATCGTCAACACGATGTGCCACCTACACACGCCGGTCATCGTCGGGCTTTTCCGGATCATGATTGGACTCATTCTTGGACTGATTTTCGGGGCCATAATCTGGCTGGTCGCAAAGCCTCGCTTGGCTAGGGACCTTGAGGTGGTGGCATGAGAAAGCTGTTGGCAGCGGGATATTTTGGTTGCGGCAATCTCGGGGACGATGCCATTCTGCTAGGGTTTATTGAAGGCGCCGCTCCGCTCGGGCATGACGTGATTGCTCTCTCTGGGAGCCCAGAAGAGACTCATCGAAACTACGGAATCACATCGTACGCACGGCGAGAAAAGAATGCGATTCGCCATGCACTCAGCGAGTGTGATGCGCTCGTTTTTCCGGGCGGCAGCGTATTCCAAGATTCATCCAGCGCTTGGAGCCCAATTTACTACTGGACACTCGTCAAAGAAGCGAAAAAACTCGGAAAGCCAGTTCTGATGCTCGGGCAGGGGGTTGGGCCGCTGACCACACCGGTGGGGAAGTCTTTTGCGCGCCGAGCGTTTATGGCCGCAGATGGAATCGCGGTTCGTGATCCCGCATCGAGTAAGGCTCTTTTGGAACTGGGTGTTAAGCGACCAGTGACGGTCGCTGCCGACATGGCGTGGCTACTTCCTCCCGCGAATTCACAGCAGGACTCTGACCAGTTCGGCGTGGCAGGAATGAAGACCATCGGAATTTCAGCCCGGCCACATGGAAAAGGTGAAGACACCGCAAAGCTAATCGCGGCGATCTGCCGAAAGCTCTACGACAACGGCTACGTCCCGACCTTGGTGGAGATGGACCAGAAATTCGACTTTGGGATGATCCAGCAAGTTGAAAAGGTTTACGGCGGTAAGATTCCTAGCCTTCGAAAGGTGACCACTCCGATGGATATGCAGCGACGTTTAGCGCGCATGGACGGATTGATCGCGATGCGACTTCATGCGGGGATATTGGCCGCGACCGTGAACATGCCGTCGGTGATGCTGAGCTACGACCCCAAGGTGCTGGCATTCGCAAATGAAGTAGGACTGCCGTCGCTTGCAATGAACAATTTGACTGCGGATCGTGTCTTTGATTCGTTCGTGACCACGATGCAGAAGAAGGCCGAGCTTGAGGCGCAACTAGCCAAACGTAAGGAAGCTCTGATCGCGAAGGCAAAACAGAATTTTGAAGTACTGCAGCAAACGTTGCGCTAGTTGGCGAATCGCTGGAATCTCCATTGGAATCACTCTGGGGATGGCCGCATCTGCGACCCCTCCGGAATGGAAGTGGGTTACGGAAAACGTTCTCAAAAAGATCAAAGTCAACGGCTATCGACAGCTTGGCTATCACATCCGCTCGATTCAGGGTGACCGCGACGCCTTTGACGTTCAAAACTATAGCGGGCTCGGCGGTAAGTCTTTCACCGATATCGGGCAGTTGCAGTTCTCGGGTCGCAAGGTCTTTGGGATTCTGAATTTCGACGCCACGCTGCAAGACAGCAGGTTCACCGATCCGATGGGACAACGATTCCTGATCGATTACGAACGCGGCGGTTGGAAGGTCAATTTCGGCGATGTGAACGCCTCTCTGCTCAACACGAACAGGTACGCAAGCTTCAATCGAAATATCCGCGGATTTCAGGTGGGATACAAGTCCGGCAGGTTTGAAGGCAGGGCGCTTTCCAGCCAAGCCAAGGCCAGTGTCAAAACGGTTTCGTTGGTCGGGAACGGCTCTTCCGGGCCCTACTATCTGCAAGTGACCCAGATCGTGCCTGATACAGAAAGAGTTCAGGTGGACGGCGAGACTTTGCAACGTGGGACGGATTATGTAGTGAGCTACGAAGTCGGCTCGATCACGTTCGTCAATCGCACGATTTCTCCATCCAGCTCAATCGTGGTGACCTTTGAAGCCCTGGGATTTAACACCCGGCAAGGATTTATCGAAGGAGTTGGCACTTCCTATGACATGGGCAAGGTCGGGCGATTGGGCATCACCGCGATGCGACAAAAGGCACGCGGAAACCCGGGCATCGGCAGCACGCGGCTCGAAAAGTTCTTTGGATTTGGGCCGCCGTCTGCTCCATATTCGCTGCAATTTGAACCTGAGCCGACCCGCCCAATCACGATCCGAGTGAATGGCGTACTCCAGTCACTGGGAACGGACTACACCTTTGATTCGGAACTTCCCTCGACGTTCTATTTCACTCGCTTCATGGCGCCGACCGATGAGATCGACGTGGTCTATACGCCCAAAGCTCGTGCGACGGTGGACGGCGACCGAGAAGTACTGGGCTTCGATTATCGCATTCCGCTGGGCAACGGCGGCTCGATCAGCTATGGCCAAGCCTTCGGAAAACTCAAGAATCCATTGAACCCTTCGAGCGGCCTCGCGAGGAACCTGACCGCAACAACCCGCGTCGGTGAGTATCTGATCAATGCGTCACTGCGCGATGTTCCGGCGGGGTATGTGAGCATCGAAACTCGGTCGTTCAACCGAAATGAGCGTGCGGGAGACTTTTCGATTTCACGCAACGGGAACGGTATCCGGTACGGTGTGAGTACCAGCAACAGCTCGGTAACTTCTCGCCAGGTGGCCTCCACTGGTGCAGTCACCTATTCTCGCGCGCGGGTCACCAACACGAGCGGATTTTTGAGCTTGACACCAACAGGAGACCAGCCTTGGTTTTTGACGGTGGATCGTAAGAGAAACAAGACCCTAGGGAACCCGTCCGAGGTGGATACGATTGGGCTGAGTACCAACAAGCAGTTCAACAACTGGAGCTACAGGATTGGGACCAATTACCAATCCGGCAAGGGGCCAACAAGCTTTTCGAGCGGTTCTGATATTGTCAAATTCAATGTTCTCGGGCTGATCGCTGGCGTGCGTTGGAATCCCAATACACGGCTCGCAATCGATGGTTCAACCAGCATCAGCGCCGTACGCAGCGGAGACAAAGATGGAACGGGTCGGCGGCAGGATTTCTCCGCGACATACATCGCTAGCAATCGGCTTAGCTGGGTCGCGCGGTACAGCGACACCGACTCGGGTGGAGTGTCTGATCTAGGAGCCTTCAGCAACGGGTCTGGGTTTGGCTACAACGGGAGCGGATTCAGCGGTGGTGTCACGACCCCCACCTTTGTGGGTTCAAGTGGGTCGAGGCTGGCCAGTTTCGGTGCCGAATACAAAGCGAATGACAAACTCTCTTTGAGCTTCGACGCCTTTCTCACGCGGTACATCGGGTCAGCGACGAGCAACAGCCAGACGCGTGGATTCGGACTGTCCGCGGTGTGGGATTTCAGTGATCAAAACCGCTTTACACTGCGAGCAGATACTTCGAGCACCAAGTTCATCGGTAGTCCTTCTCGATCGAGCGCGACGACTCTCTTTGCCACTTTGGACGGTACGTTGGGATCGCGGCTGAACTATTCGTTGCGCGGAAGCACGATTCTCACCGGAGGGACGAGCGCGTTTAAGCAGAATGGAGTCTCGTTTGAAGGCAGTGCACGGTACTTCTTGGCACCGAGGCAGAATCTGTTGTTCGATGTCATCTACGGCGGGACCTCGGGCTATCTTCCCCAGAGCGATCTTGGCGCAAATCTGACTTATCAGTACCAGTTGTACGAGTCGCTAGCGCTCAATCTGGGATACCGATGGCGCGATGTGCGCAACCGTGATTCCAGCTCAAGCGGCGCATACCGGGCCAATAGTCTCGATTTGACACTTTCATTTAGTTTCACCCAGTAACGCGCAGGATTGCCGTTCGTTTATCGGGTGCAGGTGTTGTGAATATCAATGATCTTGAATAGGATTTCTTCGTTATTGTTCGTTGGAGCCGCGGTGTTTTTAGCCGGGTGCGGCATTCTGGAAGTACCTAAAACTTCGACGATCACGGGCCGGATTACCGATCTTGCTGGGATGCCAGTGCGGAACGCCAGGGTTTACACGATTGACGGGGAGACGAAAAGCTCTTCTAACGGTTCGTACACCTTGCCGATGAACCGGGAAGATTTCCTCACCGTATTTGCAGAAATCAATCAGGACGGCGTGACCTATAAAGGTCGTACGGTGGTGCGCACTGTTCAAGATCAGACGCAACTCAGCGCAAACGTCGTGGTCGCTCCCATTTCGACGCTTTCTCGAATTCATGGCCGGGTTACCGATTCATTTGGCGCACCGATCGTCAACGCCCGGGTGTATGCCTACACGACCGGCTATCTCAGTAGCGCGATGGTCAGCACCGACGTGAACGGGTTCTATAACCTCGAGGATCTGATCGGTGGGCGACAGTACACCGTTCAGGCAGGAGCGGTCACCTATTCGAACGACACGGTCACCGTCACGATGTCGAATGGTGACGATAGAGTCATCAATTTCTCGCTGTTTGATTCTGGGACGCCCACATTGCCGCAAGTCACGGGAGTCACTGCTCGGACCTGGGTGTCTCAACCGATCGCATCCCGTGGAGGCATCGGGCCAGAGGCTTATGAAGCGATTAAGCGCCGGTGGAGCCCTAATCGCGCCGACTATGTTGCCACGAGCCGCACTTCGTCGAGTGGCGCGCCAATCGAAGTCGAATTGAATTGGAACCGATTGCAGGGCGATGATTTCCAGGGTTATGGCGTGTACCGAGGTACCGGGACTGGAACGATCACCGACTACGACTACTACCGCGAACCGATGGCGGGAACCTATATTGATAGCGATGTCGCTCTGAATCCAAACGCGTTGTATCGCTACCAGCTCACCGCGCTCGGGACGGATTTTCCGAATAACGGCTCTGCTGAGGGGCCACGAAGTGTCGCTGTTGACGCGCGAACCTTGGATGACCTCATCGCCACCGTGAATCAAACAACGGGCCTGAGGTTCAATTGGAACAACGATTCGGGCGCGACTTCATTCGTGATTTACATCTTCGACCGGATTCCTGGTGTCGGCGTGACCTCGATTTGGAACAACGAAACTTCCCGGGCAAGTGGGACATCGTTTGTTTACGATACTGCCGGGAACCCTGCGGGCCTGACTACGTCCCGTACATACTGGTACGTTGTTCTCGGTCTTGCAAACTCCGACTCGAGCCGAACTTTGAGCACCATCGGTTCCTTCACTTATTAGACATCATGAAAATCCGCAGCCTCGCATTATTGCTCGCCTTTTCGGCGGCAGGGTTTGAAATCGCTCAGGCGACGACGCTGATCCTGCCGCCTGCGGCAAATCGATCGGAGTCGGGCATGGAACAAGCTGCGATTTCTGCAGCAAAGAAGTTCATGCAGAATGTCGCGAGACTGACGGTGCGGGAGCGCGCAACGCGCAAGATGAAGGGTGTTCCGCTCACTTTTCCGATCCGAGTGCGGACTACAGAGCCTTCACTGCCTCTCCTCAACCGCGGCGCGACTGGGCTGACCCTTCAATTCGGAACAGGTGGGAATGCTTTTCCAACCCAATACCAAGCGCTCCTGAACGACGTTTTTACATCAGTACAGTCGTTCTTGGACACGTATTTGGGTGCACCCCAATTGAGCGGCGTCGTGACCGTCAAAAACTACGATGCGTCGATCGGTGATCGCGATGCGGTAGCCGGCGGAATCTATGTTCATGGGACTGGTTCGAATCGCGAAATCCTCTTTCCTGTCTATTCAGACAATGGCGGATTCAAGAACGAAGTCGCGGCAGTGAACTTCGTACACACACTGGTGCTGGCATACCTCGGAAACTCCGAAATCCTGTCGGATGGCTGGACGGAGGGGCTCGCGCGCGCGGTCACAATGCGAATCTGCAGGAGTACCGGCGCACTTCCTGCGCTACTCGATCGAGAGCAGATTGACTCCGTTCTA encodes the following:
- a CDS encoding GNAT family N-acetyltransferase — encoded protein: MEFRAVSAESVIQASQENIFASYEHIALKIPGARKVVTPYFDAVVSNRPFSFCNFALNLKASPSELPQVYGELAKLTALHPTIRLVVPDSLDHDCTKEDFERCGFHLNFSLKIMACTQPLPNPSQNLKIIEAKTPDERLQFCEFAFLQFFRYSDNTFRRLGALATSESDHRLFGIADESGLVASMMLVETEHSVGVYNLCVHSAKRGHGYGKNLVYLASQIADSRNTHLVLQTGPETERFYAKLKFEEFGELNSFTLQISE
- the csaB gene encoding polysaccharide pyruvyl transferase CsaB produces the protein MRKLLAAGYFGCGNLGDDAILLGFIEGAAPLGHDVIALSGSPEETHRNYGITSYARREKNAIRHALSECDALVFPGGSVFQDSSSAWSPIYYWTLVKEAKKLGKPVLMLGQGVGPLTTPVGKSFARRAFMAADGIAVRDPASSKALLELGVKRPVTVAADMAWLLPPANSQQDSDQFGVAGMKTIGISARPHGKGEDTAKLIAAICRKLYDNGYVPTLVEMDQKFDFGMIQQVEKVYGGKIPSLRKVTTPMDMQRRLARMDGLIAMRLHAGILAATVNMPSVMLSYDPKVLAFANEVGLPSLAMNNLTADRVFDSFVTTMQKKAELEAQLAKRKEALIAKAKQNFEVLQQTLR
- a CDS encoding Lrp/AsnC family transcriptional regulator, which translates into the protein MDWKEYGGGGSEIDPDCAQAPFEVNTSMIKLTKKCLIPIVISALAPSALAQSLDNTFDTALGTAGLSTKSARFDQQLLPFFQSKNHPALLYEAAHSDPWRAPFMIETMRDQLAQPSDRIHDELAVGARMLGINIRRSLLADTAATTAQFADRPGALSATLQRMQKEGLIVGAVPNSAALPEPVKQAAALLLTTMMDAAPLRRAAFNRVPNVDSLYVRARTPESDKYDADRVVKTMRDIEDFDIRFIIAGSQDVAASAVAAKLKLLGVDRSEKFNFKISTTWGDVVLSGGADNRYENSSALLIIDTSGDDTYVGLPCNRSFTNWASIVIDVRGNDKYVSNPELVNRAVKNEPNRRNPSGFGPASAALGVAMIFDVMGDDLYRTTAPGIGSATMGVASISDTSGNDIYDCYQNGIGYGNFGLGLVEDIAGNDRYNGFANCQGHGAPMGFGGVIDRGGDDVYVAENNVLDFPSPQSAQANASLSQGAGVGRRADYLDGHSLSGGIGVLYDLDGNDSYSCGVFGQGVGYWDGLGCLFDRAGDDKYNGIWYVQGASAHFGIGYLEDESGTDDYRATTNMAMGAGHDFGLGFLLDRSGNDTYTAPNLSLGASSSNGIGVFMDFIGDDKYEGSNITLGRAAEVTSGSLRDRCLSLGLFYDGGGNDAYPIATNWARNAARLVNWTDRGASPEESQFGIFWDR
- a CDS encoding rhomboid family intramembrane serine protease, yielding MIPIRDNVTSKELPLVTWTLVVLNVLIFFWDRGGLAAGGPVNFADLAVRPSEVFASMRGQGDAGDLTTLFTYMFLHGNLAHLVGNMFFLLAFGVNVESVFGALKFALFYLFWGLVAAFAEIYVHPGSMTSILGASGAIGGVLGAYLLLFPGNKITFIVFPLFWWPLKVTAWLLLGFWFMFQIFFPQEGVANWAHAGGFAAGMATVLLLGGRVKLLRGVALEVEADDED
- a CDS encoding alpha/beta hydrolase family protein, with the translated sequence MVKFDSPVQTKYVENNSVVLHVSLPAERSEKVPVVIIAHYWGATDLKNESDMSDRLASRGIASIIIELPYHLSRTPYGTRSGQLAIEPDPYLIRKSMTQAVLDIRRTVDWAEFSGLFDNQKIGIVGTSLGAVVSSIAFGVEPRFSCYCSVLGGGDVAAILWSSSRLVKQREVLRNRGWKLDSLRKELVEIEPLNYLKKDDVRPAYFILARYDTVIPVESQRLLSESTGDKPKLWLDTGHYGGFLVQPSVQRTVANFFSETFRGIPFEPPSRLFAPTIRLASIAAFPTGLQVGVGLDLWKSNENADGFGTLMLTPKGPQGFIGYKLKGGFAIGVSITPKRSGPGILWNFVL
- a CDS encoding prepilin-type N-terminal cleavage/methylation domain-containing protein codes for the protein MDLRKAKAFTLIELLVVVGIVAILASMLFPVFKNAREAAKATNCAVNFRQAGLASGLYLSDNDEGFTPAAYLESPSSNASNDKRWPQLLSPYIRDRRVLKCPSDPNNKISPDAAFDPDLSQLDTLNFDYETSKRTNLGFNYVFLSPIVTTAGGRTSRPQYLSSIYDTSKTIQFVDSVWDLDIAGRPYGGGNHLIVPPCRFSKQGSSLVDTFRFGSDDVYLSNDGWIPGNRESGFLEFGGAWPWHTGKMTVLYVDGSVHKFAPGRLLVGCEAASPNTGRVFDPASYYWDLR